Genomic segment of Candidatus Hydrogenedentota bacterium:
TCCGCTCACGTTGCCGTCGTGCTTCTTGCCGCTGGCGCGGTGCGAGATCCCGAAGTCGATGAGCTTGACCGACGGCGGCCCTCCCGCGCGATCGGCGAGGTACAAGATGTTCTCGGGCTTGATGTCTCGGTGGACGACGCCGCGCTCGTGCACTGTGTGGACGCCTCGGGCGAGCGCGCCGATCACCGCGACGGCCTCGTCGATCGTGAGCGTCCCGCGCTCGTCGAGCACCCCGCGCAGCGTCGGCGCGTCGATGTACTCCATCACGAGGTACGGAACGGCCCCTTCGAGCAGCCCGCAGTCGTACACCTCGACGATCGACGGGTGTCGAACGGCCGCCAGGATGCGCGCCTCTTCGATGAGCAGTCGTCGCGACTCGTCGCTGTCGACGCGGACGAACTTGAGCGCGACCGAGCGCTCCAACAGCGTGTGACGCGCGCGCCAGATCTCGCTCATGCCCCCGCGGGCAACGAGACGTTCGAGCCGATAGCGGCCGTCCAAAACAACGCC
This window contains:
- a CDS encoding serine/threonine protein kinase; this translates as GVVLDGRYRLERLVARGGMSEIWRARHTLLERSVALKFVRVDSDESRRLLIEEARILAAVRHPSIVEVYDCGLLEGAVPYLVMEYIDAPTLRGVLDERGTLTIDEAVAVIGALARGVHTVHERGVVHRDIKPENILYLADRAGGPPSVKLIDFGISHRASGKKHDGNVSG